In Fusarium oxysporum Fo47 chromosome XI, complete sequence, the following are encoded in one genomic region:
- a CDS encoding major facilitator superfamily domain-containing protein, translated as MDQSNNKALEVDDKFVEHAPDAYPGLSPEDAEFMRGYEGKTGKKVVKKIDFRLLPIMAVLYLLAHIDRGNIGNAKIEGMDKDLGLVGNQYNIASTIFFVPYIIFEVPSNIVLKKVRASIWLSFLVICWGTVMTCMGVVQNFQGLVACRVILGVFEAGFFPGAVFIVSSWYPRHELQQRLAIFYTASAFSGALSGLLAFGIARLDGARGIAGWRWIFLIEGAVTVAAGLVMPLLIIDTPERAKWLSDDEKRYVDLRLRLSGVRSNTEEGDKFSWKLLFKTMVDWKVLLGIILAWANSVPNAAFKFTMPQIIKQLGFSTAQSQLLTMPPYVCGGIAAWLSGRFSDRLSWRMPFIVGPMSVLLVALAVLFNYSKNVADNVPAMYVGVMLAQIGIYPLLPGISAWTGNNLAPSWKRSIGLAWLLAAGNLGSLIGTNIFLDRESPQYPTGYGVSLGIICLGASCALLMEFCLWKSNKARAQRSEAEIRQKAKSVVQVHPLAMENMLQRLWWCWASIIK; from the exons ATGGaccaaagcaacaacaaagCCCTTGAGGTAGACGACAAGTTTGTCGAGCACGCTCCCGATGCCTATCCAGGCCTATcaccagaagatgctgagtTTATGAGGGGGTACGAAGGAAAGACTGGCAAGAAAGTCGTCAAAAAG ATTGACTTTCGACTCCTCCCCATTATGGCCGTTCTGTATCTACTTGCGCATATCGACCGAGGAAATATTGGAAACGCGAAAATCGAGGGGATGGACAAggatcttggccttgttggaAACCAGTACAACATCGCCAGCACTATCTTTTTCGTGCCCTACATCATTTTTG AGGTACCTTCCAATATTGTCTTGAAGAAGGTTAGAGCGAGCATCTGGCTGTCATTCTTGGTTATTTGCTGGGGAACCGTCATGACCTGCATGGGAGTAGTGCAGAACTTCCAAGGCCTTGTTGCGTGCCGAGTAATTCTCGGAGTATTCGAG GCAGGTTTCTTCCCAGGCgccgtcttcatcgtctcgaGCTGGTACCCCCGTCACGAACTTCAGCAACGTCTCGCCATTTTCTACACAGCCTCAGCATTTTCTGGTGCACTCAGTGGCCTTCTGGCTTTCGGAATCGCTCGTCTCGATGGTGCTAGAGGTATTGCTGGATGGCGCTGGATCTTCCTCATTGAAGGAGCTGTGACTGTCGCAGCTGGTCTGGTGATGCCCCTACTCATCATTGACACTCCCGAAAGAGCCAAGTGGCtttcagatgatgagaagcgATATGTGGACCTCCGTTTGCGACTCTCTGGAGTCAGATCAAACACGGAAGAGGGCGACAAGTTCTCGTGGAAGCTGCTCTTCAAGACCATGGTTGATTGGAAGGTGTTGCTGGGAATTATTCTCGCTTGGGCTAATTCTGTCCCCAATGCTGCCTTCAAGTTCACCATGCCCCAGATCATCAAGCAGCTTGGATTCTCAACTGCACAATCACAGCTTTTGACAATGCCTCCATATGTATGTGGTGGTATTGCTGCATGGTTATCTGGAAGATTCTCGGACCGTTTGTCGTGGCGTATGCCTTTTATTGTTGGGCCCATGTCTGTACTCCTTGTCGCCCTGGCTGTGCTGTTCAATTACTCCAAGAACGTGGCGGATAATGTTCCAGCTATGTATGTTGGTGTCATGCTGGCTCAGATCGGTATTTATCCACTTCTCCCAGGTATCAGCGCATGGACAGGTAACAACCTTGCACCGTCATGGAAGAGATCTATTGGTCTGGCTTGGCTTTTGGCTGCAGGAAACCTTGGCA GCCTCATTGGAACAAACATCTTTCTCGATAGAGAAAGCCCTCAATATCCGACTGGGTATGGAGTCTCACTCGGGATTATTTGCCTGGGTGCTTCCTGCGCTCTGCTCATGGAGTTTTGTCTCTGGAAGTCGAACAAGGCAAGGGCTCAGCGTTCTGAGGCGGAGATACGTCAGAA AGCGAAGTCCGTTGTACAAGTACACCCTTTAGCCATGGAGAACATGTTGCAGaggctttggtggtgttgggCATCGATAATAAAATAG
- a CDS encoding Alpha/Beta hydrolase protein codes for MASHLVVLLGIHGVLASGGPVVDFGYAVYQGSVQEGTSNLYNFSNIRYGEPPIGDLRFAKPVAPKGRNVTIDKGDVGRICPQAMAAWEVYTSFTGPDFLSGKISTLTDDHIHALHEPSDLKIVIDPRETEDCLFLDVVTPVETFDSPVKKLAPVIFWLSGGGYTTGDKGWFDPAGLIKASYASSPEGLVFVSANYRLMSSSETMVANSALYDQRLALEWIQENIHQFGGDPTRVTIMGESAGGASIYHHLTAFGGKDKTTLLQRAIPQSTGWVHIANEKLENDVIDKFLALAKVPDLKAARKLSTEEVQEANRLLISNSAWGTSTTGPFVDGLYVPENPDKLFAEGRHIQRVDVLIGFNEDEGLIFTSPESNDNAGYRKFLESTYSNASPETLDHIETKLYPPVFDGSYGYTNQTGRASITKAESEFTCKYGFLQAAYGNRAKSYRFNVYPGLHGSEMHYTFYNGPKRNPEVDEAIAVGFQELLTSFAAIGNATSLTAPQGVPVYGEERRMLYIGNEGFGITTDATVPERCKFWQSGIYL; via the exons ATGGCGAGCCATCTTGTCGTCCTTCTCGGTATCCATGGAGTCCTCGCCTCTGGAGGCCCTGTTGTAGATTTTGGGTATGCGGTTTACCAAGGATCTGTGCAAGAG GGAACCTCGAATTTGTAcaacttctccaacatcaGATATGGTGAACCGCCGATAGGTGATCTTCGATT CGCGAAGCCTGTTGCTCCCAAAGGACGTAATGTCACCATAGACAAAGGCGACGTTGGCCGTATTTGTCCCCAGGCGATGGCCGCTTGGGAAGTCTACACTTCATTCACTGGACCCGACTTCCTAAGTGGCAAGATCTCGACTCTTACAGACGACCACATACATGCTCTGCACGAACCTTCAGATCTTAAGATAGTAATAGATCCTAGAGAGACCGAAGATTGTCTCTTTCTCGACGTTGTCACGCCTGTTGAGACTTTCGATAGCCCAGTAAAGAAACTGGCGCCTGTGATATTCTGGCTGTCTGGAGGCGGATACACGACTGGTGACAAAGGCTGGTTTGATCCAGCAGGTCTCATCAAGGCGAGCTACGCGTCGAGCCCGGAAGGATTGGTCTTTGTTTCTGCAAATTACCGA CTGATGAGCAGTTCAGAAACGATGGTAGCCAATTCGGCACTTTACGACCAGAGACTGGCACTTGAATGGATCCAAGAGAATATCCATCAGTTCGGCGGCGATCCAACTCGTGTGACCATCATGGGCGAATCAGCTGGAG GTGCCAGTATTTATCATCACCTGACCGCTTTTGGAGGCAAAGATAAGACAACACTCTTGCAACGGGCAATTCCTCAGAGCACTGGCTG GGTTCATATCGCAAATGAAAAACTCGAGAATGATGTTATCGACAAGTTCCTCGCTCTTGCCAAAGTTCCAGATTTGAAAGCGGCTAGAAAGCTGTCAACTGAAGAGGTTCAAGAGGCTAACCGGCTTCTGATCTCAAACTCTGCTTGGGGAACAAGTACTACTGGCCCATTCGTAGATGGGCTATATGTACCAGAGAACCCGGATAAGCTCTTCGCTGAGGGCAGGCATATTCAGAGGGTGGATGTCTTGATTGGCTTCAACGAAGACGAGGGACTGATCTTCACATCTCCCGAGTCGAATGACAATGCTGGGTACCGCAAGTTTTTGGAGTCAACATACTCTAACGCCAGCCCCGAGACACTTGATCACATCGAGACAAAGCTCTACCCACCAGTATTTGACGGAAGCTACGGGTACACCAACCAAACGGGTCGTGCCTCCATCACCAAGGCTGAATCGGAGTTCACCTGCAAGTACGGATTCCTGCAGGCCGCGTATGGAAACAGAGCCAAGAGCTACCGTTTCAACGTTTATCCCGGCCTTCACGGTAGTGAAATGCACTATACCTTCTACAATGGTCCAAAAAGAAACCccgaggttgatgaagctaTTGCTGTTGGGTTTCAAGAGCTCCTGACGAGCTTTGCAGCGATTGGGAACGCGACTTCGCTGACCGCTCCTCAGGGGGTGCCAGTGTACGGGGAAGAGAGGCGTATGCTTTACATCGGTAACGAGGGCTTCGGTATCACGACGGATGCGACTGTTCCAGAGCGCTGCAAGTTCTGGCAAAGTGGTATTTACCTGTGA